The Glycine soja cultivar W05 chromosome 15, ASM419377v2, whole genome shotgun sequence region CAAAGGAAGCAATGATCCTGAAGAAACAATGGCAAGAATTGAAGGAGAAGTTGTCAAAACATCTTCAAAGGTAACCACATTCCCTATGATGAGCAATTGAATAAGATTCCAAGGAGAAAATGAACTAATGATCAAAAGAAGAGATACTTGTTGAATTTAAAAGCTCGTAACTCCATCATGTGTGCACTCTCTAAGGAAGAATACACCAAAGTCCATAGCTTTAAAAGTGCCAAGTAAACATTGGATGCTCTTGCTTTAACATATGAGGGTTCCACTCAGGTGAAACGTAACAAACTCAATTTACTTATCAATGTGAGATGTTTAGtgtgaataaaaaatgaagacaaATAAAGTATGTTGGATGTTTTTAAACTATACTAAATGAACTAAGATCTTTAGGTAGAACTTATGGTAACATTGATCATATTGAAAAAACTTTTGGAAGTTTGCCTAGACAATGGAAATCACATGTGACAACACTAAAGGCATCCAAGAACCTAGATGATTTTTCTCTAGAAGAGCTTGTTTGATCAATGTTATACTTGGGTTTTATTGGGCCTTTATTAGTCATTAGTGATCTACTTGGGCCTTAACGTGCTTTAGTCAATCATTAATGTTATACTTGGATCTTAATGGACCTTGGTCAATCATAAATGCTACACTTAAGTCTTATTGGATCTTCATTAATCATTAGTGATACACTTAAGCCTTAATGGACCTTGATCAATCATTAATGTTACACTTGGGCCTTTATTAGTTATTAATGATATACTAGGGCATTAATGGGCTTTAGCCAATCATTAGTATTATACTTGGGTCTTAATGGACCTTGGTCAATCATCAAGGGATACACTTGAGCCTTATTGGAGCTTTATTAGTCATTAGTGATACTCTTGGGGCTTAATGGACATTGATCAATCGTCGATGTTACTCTTGGGCCTTAATGGACATTGATCAATCGTCAATGTTACACTTGGATCTTCATGGTCATTAGTGATATATTTGGACCTTAATCAATCGTGAACGTTATACTTGAGCCATGTTGAGCCTTTGTTAACCACTATTGTTACACTTGTGCCTTATTGGACATTGGTCagtcattaatattatatatgtgtcTTAATGGACATTTGTTAATTATCAGGGGTTACACTTGGACATTATTGGGTCTTGATTAATCATAAATACTACACTTACATCTTATTGGACCTTGGTCAATTATTAGTGGTATACTTGAGCCTTAGTCAATCATTAGGGTTATATTTGGGCCTTTGATCAATTATGAGGTTCtaagtaacaaaaatattttattaattactgaCAGAAATAAATTCAATCACTATTCCTAAGTTTAACGACTGAAATGGAATTAGTTGTTGAGCCAATTAACGAAACGACTGTCAAGTTAGTTGCCAATTTTTCCAAATTGCATTTTGAAGAGTTTAAACCATAGTGTGACCGATTTAGATACTACCTAAGTTGCTACCTAAAATCGGCTGCAATATAATTGCTAATTTGGgcaaatgaaattatatttttggtcacTGAAATCAATCACTATTTGTCACCAACTTTTGGTGGTTATTGATTTCGGTAGTTGTTCAACATTTTTCTAGTAATGTGGATACTGCTCATTGAGTGAATTAGAATAAAACAAGTGTTCTTATTCCTATTCTAATGCTCGTATCTTTGTCTCCATGTGTTTACATCTCTAGATTATAGATTTGCGAACTTGTTCTTAAACCTATATTtgcaaaattgttttttttttttaagttattaagtTTCACAAACAACAATTTTTTCAATCCCATCTAGCGTGTTCCATTTATTTCAAACCCCAAAGCTCAAGACGTGATTTTACTACTGCAAAGACATTGCCTTTGACAAAAATATGGACTTGGACATTCTCTTGAAAATTCATGGACTTGAAAGAGGATTAAAAGCCATAAAAACCCTAATAATTAAAACTctagtttaaattaaaatagtgacCAAACAGTAATTATATACCTAATCACATTGGGTTAAGCCTGATTTTAAGCTTTAAAGgtgaatagaaaaatattagaagACTTAATATAAGTGTTTTATAGAAACGGGTCAATCTAGACTAGTAGcttgaataaaaaatctgaagagaaaaatatattttaataatttcacatTTGAATAaccatatttatattatttatgaatatttttttttttggaaaataaaattcaaacttaaTAATTTTGAGTTATAACTAGttaaataatcaatgttttattttctcaattCCTATTGAAAACGATTTAATTTGTAATCCCGACAGGCCTACGTCCTATAGAGTGTCGTCAAAGCATTCCTTAAAGTTAAGGGCAAATGTTCCAGAAGACTTAGTTTGGGTAGAGTTCTTAGTGATCAATTATATTTGCCTTTGAGAAGTTTTCACACACACTTTTTCATTCCTATCCTTtataaagttttttcttttttagggtTTTCAGTGTTTTTTCAAGATAAGCAAACAATGGACCATGAGTGGACCAAACTAAACAAGTTTTTATTTGAACTCAAAATGGAAAGTTCAAGTCATATATTTTATGCGACAGATTCAAGATTAATCCAACCCATTTTATCACCTTTAGTCCTTATGTATGGGATACCCAATTATGTTAAGGTACTTTCATCATTTTTAAGTATCGGTACCATGTCAATACGTGTTAGAATATAGTATAATGATACctattagattttatttaattgattttaaaagtaTCAGAGTTTAATTTAAGCAAATCAAACTAAGAATTAAAATACCCATTTAATAAAccacatgacaaaaaaaatctacaTGACCTGCCGAATAAAAAAACTACATGAACAAAAGTCCAATTAattcatttgttttctttgacaTCTACATAGAGGGTACTTACTCTGTTTCTTTTAGTTTATTTCTTGTCAAGATCTTTGGTACCCGTACAAACTGATCTGTTCTATGTTCACCTTGCAAAGCTCccataaacaaattaataagaaaaggaaaataatccATGTGTCACTTTtggatcaaaaagaaaaagcacaACACAAGGCCAATGAGAAACACTGACCAATGTACTTGACTGTGAAGAGAATAACAAcccaattaaaattacaattcccGCTAATTTTTGTCTGCAAACAGAAAGGAAGGTGGATGGCTTGTTCGGAACCGAACCCTCTCAAATCAACGAAGAACTTTCAAATGGTGAAGCCAACAAAGCTAACGAGTGCGCGcgtagaaaaagaataaaataaaatagtgacacaaaatatatttttcaaggtGGGGACTCGATCTTATCAACATAGTTGATTTTGTCCAGCACAATCTATAGCCTCTTCTTTTGTGGAGCCCACAAAAGATTTGCTGTCACATAACATCTCTATATAACATCATCTCCAGCTTCTCCTCTCTCAACTCctctcttgttttctttcttcattttaagCCTTCTTTTTGCTCCCTATTTCACATTGTTAAGAACCCTCCACTAGTTTTTTTCTAGGGTTAAGGAAATTAACCTAATAGCTCTTAGCACATTGCCTTGTTCTTGCACTAGGAAGAACATGAAGGAGAGTGGTAGAAAACAAGGTACCATGTCGCCATGTGCGGCGTGCAAGCTTCTTCGAAGGAGATGCACGCCAGATTGCGCGTTTGCTCCTTATTTTCCAGCTGATGAACCCCAGAAGTTTGATAGTGTTCACAAGGTTTTCGGGGCTAGCAATGTAAACAAAATGTTAAAGGTACAAGCTCTTATGCACCTCTCCTATCTCTATCATCGTATCCTCGCATGAAATCTCTGTCGttttcatgaaaatattttgttgtgGAATGCTATTTTAGGACCCATTCAACTTTTGCTATACATTGAATGCTAAGCAGAATTATATATGCTGTGCATTTGACAAATATAtccatggtttttttttttttttaaattacggTTTGCAATCATATATACTAGCGGCTGCATTAAGTCACGTTTATccctaattttcttttatattgctAATGGTAACACAGTTGTAGCCACAGTTTAAAGCCATGAATATATATCTATGGGAGaatcataatatattttaagaaatggttgaaaaaataaaaccaaaatggATGTTACTAATTTATGCTCAAactatattttaacatttttttttcttttttataagaattttttttcttatgataaGCTAAATGAATTTATTAGTGACATAGAGCACTCCTATGATGATGACAACACCTTGGCATATCTTTTGCCAAGTTGCTTAgcctttttattattaataataatattttgtctATTTAAAACAagagacttaaatatatttttgatccctaataaatattcgattttttatttgttttataataaatcttattttgtgataagtctctgataaaataataattttatttttagtctttgacACCTATTTTTAACCtctaataaattagtaaattttatatttgttccataataaatatttttcatttattattaatacatacTAAAACCAAATTgactaatttattaatttattagagattaaaacaaaatatcaaaaataaaaaataaaaatattactttattaaaaatttaacacaaaacaaaaatttattaaaaaataaataaattaattaaatatttattatgaataaaaacatatttaaaatagaACACAAAGAAGTGCTAGTGTTTTTGGGAATAAAAGGTATAATTAACAGTGCTACACGTACAGCCACCTATACCTAATCAACCAAGTAAAGGGTTAATCCACAAagtccaaatatatatatatataggaaaccAGAGGAACCTGAGTGCATGTTTGCTAATACGGTGAGTCCAACTCACTGTAATTTTCTGAAGCAACAAATAATTGTTCTTGTATTGGTTTTACTAAGGATTCTTACTATCAATCGAAACACACTAATCTACATCCGAGCTCAAGAGTCATGGCATTTATCTGTGTCTGGTAGATCTCTACATACTCAAATGAAATAATAACAGCatataaaaaatgttcaatTTCCTATCTACATATTTATTTACCTAAGTATTTGAGTGTAAAGTATGGACAATTGATAGATTGGTCCCCTCAACTTATATATATTGATTCTTTACGTAAgtatttcttttgaaaattagATATCTAAGTGTCATAGTTTAGCTTTTATACACAACGTGTTTttggtaattattttttcaattcataTCCTCGTTCTTTTTTCAATTCATATCCTCGTTTGTACACTTTCTGGATACTGTTGGTaccttttataaataatatatattatttttgctgaccaaaaaaaatcctcgttgtttttcatttttcaattctttatcctTCAATTAGATTTAGGGGTTGAATTGTATATACTTCGGCAATATATAATTGTATATACTATTTACCTCTTAAAGAAATTGTAGAGATCATTCATTCATATCATAGTTCTAACAAGCATAccgtgtttttttattttaaataaatttaaaaatagattagttaaaaaatagttcaaaatgaCCGATTTTCAAAAGACtcagttaaatttaaattaatcaaaaaataacTTGAATTTACATGACTAGTTTATCTTAAACAAATTTAGATTAGTTTTGATGGTTATGAAACCGCCTCTTAGAAGAGTGagagaaacaaagaacaaactTTAAACTCACGATGaaccaattatatatatttatactttttagttattaattagGTGAAGGAAAGTGATTGATTTTATGTCTAACAACTTGGCATATAATTAATTTCGCTTTGAGAACTGAAACTAGCTCTAGGGTCCAAGTAATCTTATTTTAACTGCTATTGTCAAGACATTGAAACCATATATACTAACAACTTCTAAAAGTAAATTAGTTACCCTCTCCTCTCCACATGTTCCTTATTTCCTTAATTGAAGAGGTTGTTACAAGCATCTGATTTAGCAGGTCCTGAGTCTTTTAATTACTAgcatattaatattatctttattcTTTTGGTGAAAACTATTGAGTTTTTAATTATcctttctttttaattactaGCATATTAATCTATTTTGAGCTATCATTCTGTTTCTTAAATTGAAAGTAGTTGTCCAAGAAAAGTGAAAATGAtatctttcttttgtttctcccATATTTACTTCCGTTATAGTGGTTAATTACAGTTGAGGCAGGCCCTACGGTCGGCACTTTTTAATCAACTGTATATAATTCTCATTCTTTGTTAAAGTAAGGTACTACTGTACTAGTAATACCCCATATGATTCCTTAGTGCATATAAAAAGACCAAAGGATCATATGTATATAAATTAGCTTTACCACTTGAAGCCATACTCAGTGTGAAGaggttaaagtaaaaaagatgtTAATCTCATCATTACATGGTGGTTATATGTATTCCAATTTGTTCAACATCTCTCTTTATGACCACTGCTTGGGCTTGGCTTTTAGTCTTGGACTCCTTGGGCAATGATAATTCCGGAAAAAAGAAAGTTCTAGTATGCTCAACTTTTCCTTTTGTCTTTAAAATCAGGGTTACATTGATAGAGACACATTAGTAATGTGTCCAAAAGTGATGTTGATTCCCCAGATAAAGATGTTTCAACCcgtgaataaattaatatttaagaagttaattATTTAGTAAGCATGATACCTTGATGACATATTGGCTTACtagcaaaataataatcatagtTGGTTCCAAGCATGGACATAAATATCATCTTGGTGTTTCTTTAATGATACAACAAAATTAGAATCCATTAAGCATGACCACAAGAATGTATCGTTAATTAACTTTGAATATCCATTTGTTTATTGCAtaatatttaagccaaaatACTATTACCCTTTAATTGCCCTAATTCAAGCATACTGCGGCCAAGAAAAACAATTGAAGGGTTGCCTTTTCGGTTGCCATATAATAGAATCAAGATTTCAATGGCTTGTTGAGATGTATATTGTATTTCAAAGTATTATGATTCTGAAACTGCTATACATAATATTGTCTCTCTATAGTCAActgtttaatattatttttcttttcccctCTAAAGTAACTAACATCAACGTGCACCATACatatcatcccctttttgactaaGCATAGGATCAGTTTATATCCAAACAACCCCTTATTAAATTTACATCATAGCCCTCGATCACTACAAATTCAAAAAGATAGTCTATGCAACTTGGTCAAAAATTCGCTAGCGTATGGCCTCCCGTGGAAgctcagttttatttttttccaagtGATATGATCTGTTTCGGAACGTAAAGGTTTTCTTTCCCTTTAATTCTATAACATTTACATGGGGACACATTTATGCTAGCCACatataaaacattttcttttattttttcgttTGCTGAATGGTTGAACCACTCTATGAGCAAACAATCATTACCCTAAAAGTCACTTTGACACCACTTAACTATCAAATGTCATGTAATATGATATTTCGAACTATATAATTGAGATGAGTTATTCATTCAATAAttcatataacaatttatataatatcattttgtgtctattttttttccatcataTCATTTATTACATCTTATGTTTCTCACTTTTTTGTCTGGGTTGTACATTTGTTATACAAATAACATTTCtctatataattatattgttcTTATGggtgatgtttttattttttttttaatcaaaattgacaGGAATTACCTGAACACCAAAGAAGTGATGCGGTTAGTTCAATGGTATATGAAGCCAAAGCCAGGGTGAGGGACCCTGTGTATGGATGTGTGGGAGCCATATCCTCTCTTCAACAACAAGTTGATGTGCTCCAAACCCAATTGGCACTGGCACAAGCAGAGGTTGTACACATGAGAATGCGCCAATTCTCACCACTATcagatcaacaacaacaaccctcAGTGCTTCCTGAAGCCTCCAATGCATCATCAGAGAACTTGTACCACTCAAGCAGGCTCTTGTCTTCACAAACCAAGTCCCTTTTTAGCATGGACATGGTCGTTGATCAGGCCAACATGGGGCAATCCTTGTGGTCATACTAGCTTAATTAATAAGGTTAtggcatgcatgcatgcatgcccttcactttatttatttttcttatcattattattactatCACGGGCTTGCTTTATTGTCTGCCTCATTAGTACCTTTTTTTTCTGCTTTGTATCCCCTTTACCCTAGCTTGTTCTCACGACTGAAAGGACATCCATCTCTCTCTACATTACCAAGAGACGATGATGATAATTAGTTAGCCTTAGTGAGTAAAAGTATAAACTTGTAATTATGAGTAATCATATCATTTGTATTAAGTTGACTATACTCTTACACTGCCTCTTCACTTTCTATCTGATCCTTATGTGCTAAACAAAATCATTATGCTATACATATATGTTGATGAGTGAGAGAATAtgtgaggaaaaataaaaaatgacaaataaagCTTGACGACCGCCGTGACAATAATTGATGTCTAATGAATTATCATTGGAAATTTAGTGaactacttttttcttttttatctttaggcTAAAACGATATTTTCTTCCCAGCTAacgattttatatattattttaaatttaaaatttgatgatTAACTGTAGCTAATATGTTGGACTTTAAATTAGCTTTTgaataatctatttatttttaaaaaaaatgtttttcaattgCATATTAAATgagtacatatatatatatatatatatatatatatatatatatatatatatatatatatatgtattatttataatgttataataaatattcaagaaaaaaaaccctttaatttgatcatataaatgggaatacaaaagaaaagaaaacgatACAcacaatcaataataataaattaaagatttttaGAGACATTTTACATGGTTTTGGCATTAATTCAAaggaattttaattgaaaaaagatacaataataaattaattcattcaattaGAGTAGGatgatatttgaaaaaaaattgcattcttTTATGTTATAGGTACAAAAGTGAGTAGGAGAAGGTTGATGACCTGTAAGTAGGAAAGGTTGAAGCTTATAAGTAGACATGACAATAGGATTTGAGTCTCCCCATCTTTATTTCCATAAAAGATGGGACATGTTCAGATTTATAAAAGGCagggacaaaaaaataaaattcaatttcatccTTATTGGTTTTATTGGATTCAGAGAAACTTATGGGATGGTTACAAAAGATGGAACGGTCCGACCAAGATTTAATGTCTTGGACGGTTCAGTTAAGGTGAAGAATCGAAAATGCATTTGATTCATGTTGGTCCGAATTGACCTGATCGGATTTGGTCAAATCTAGTGACTTGACTGAATTGGTTTGGTTTgatccaattgattttttttagttcttatatcatgttaaattattaatagttaattatttgaataatatataatatgttcttataatattttttattttggtaacaatatataataactaattattatcATGATATGATTCAATAACTTAATATTTAGTCCTGAAAAATTAGAGTTTTCTTAGTAATTTAATAATACTCAATAAAATAGtagtaatttataataataaatgactatataatattttatagtttgatcatgacaataaatttaattttaaaacataaaagttTGAAATGATCATATTATGCTTAgtatattgtatatattttttaaaaatttaatatatataccaaGTCAACTTGATTAATAAGTGATCCACCAATTGAATCTTTGATCCAGTAATCTAGTATCTCAATGAGGTTAATGATCGGATTAATTTTCATAACAATGTCTACGGGAAATCCatctcacatttttttaaaatttatttgttcatatattttaaataaatcataaattaaattattaattatattttaattcaaataatgtttataaaaattaacaaagaatCCATATTATAAGAATATGTTTTTCTCATCAAAGTCAGGGTAGGATAAGACCAGTATCCACtgattcaatttttattgtCATGTCTATTCCTAACTAGAACGACATTGAAATACAAAGTACCAAGTTGATTGGAAAGCATGGGCATACCATACCAAAAGCATGAAGATGGAGAAGTCACATAAGGAACACAAGTGGATCCCTCATGCTTAGCGTGAACCATGCTCAGCATGGAAGAGAAGCATTGCACCCATGCTGAGTGTGAGCATACGACAGTCAACACGGAGGAGAAATAGTGCGTTCATGCTCAGTATGAATGTGCCACACTCAATGTGAACGAGTAGTTAAGGCAATTTTATGGGCCTATTGCGCAAAAAATAAGGGGGTTTGGTtccaaaccaatttgaaaagagaaaaacctaTCTAAGAGGCATTCTTTAACTATAATTCCAAGGACAGAAAGAAAGGGAGAGCTTGGAGATTCATCTTTGACTGTGTGGTACTTAAGGATTCAAGTGTGGTTTCTTAAGGTTGCATGGCATTTCTATTCTTGTACTTttatccttattttattttgggcACTATGAGTTTCTAATCCCCTTTTGGTTAGGTTAGGATGAACCATGATTTGAATCCTTtgtaatttgtttttccctctGTACCTGTGATTAATAACAATTTAGTTGTTAATTTTATGCTTATTACTTTTTTATGCATCAGACCTAgagaaattgattttaaattcgAACTTTACAATTGGAAAAAAAGGGTTTAAATTATTCCATTTTAACAACCATATAATTCTTGAACCTGAGGATTGGAAGATAGATTGTATGCCTTCACattaatttcttgttcttaATTCTTGTGACTAAGCTTGTTCGCCAAAAAGGACTAGGGTGCAAAGTTAGGAACAAAGCGTTTCATCTTTAAGGAG contains the following coding sequences:
- the LOC114386370 gene encoding LOB domain-containing protein 4-like — encoded protein: MKESGRKQGTMSPCAACKLLRRRCTPDCAFAPYFPADEPQKFDSVHKVFGASNVNKMLKELPEHQRSDAVSSMVYEAKARVRDPVYGCVGAISSLQQQVDVLQTQLALAQAEVVHMRMRQFSPLSDQQQQPSVLPEASNASSENLYHSSRLLSSQTKSLFSMDMVVDQANMGQSLWSY